The following are from one region of the Leucobacter sp. Psy1 genome:
- the uvrC gene encoding excinuclease ABC subunit UvrC yields the protein MAANDHRASFRPAAGEIPTSPGVYRFSDRHGRVLYIGKAKNLRARLSNYFQPMHALMPRTQRMLTLAARVDWTVVATDTESLVLEHTWITEYKPPFNVQFKDDKSYPYLAVTLKDEAPRLLITRNEKIRGARYFGPYPKVWALRETTALLQQAFPIRTCKESDYRRAMDTGRPCLAGQIGRCHGPCSQLVTIEEHRARVSELVSFLAGNDTSHLRRLQREMRDAAAEQRYEDAARLRDQVQAVEHVMEKNAIVLGHDVSLDVFGLRADELSAAAHQFIIRGGRIRGERSWIVDVELDDSPSTLLEQVLQSAYEETDPPPQILVPQIPENSGPLEEALSTKRPRRGRVHLRVPERGDKAQLMDRATRNAGEHLLRHKLKRAADLTARTDALAELQDALGMTEAPLRIECIDVSHLQGTGVVASLVVFEDGLPAKGAYRKYRVEHTRDDTESIHQVVSRRAAQLNQIAASGEQPSGVYRDRPQLLIVDGGAPQVQAAARALAEAGIDDIALCGVAKRLEEIWLPDDPFPVILPRTSEALFLVQRIRDEAHRFAITFQRQRRSTSISTQLSDVPGLGPKRVQALLKHFGSVKRLKAASVPELAAVAGLGPRLAEQVHGFLRGAEEPSQGKLVSEPETTQDGGPSE from the coding sequence ATGGCGGCGAACGACCACCGCGCATCGTTCCGCCCGGCGGCGGGGGAGATCCCGACGAGTCCCGGCGTCTACCGGTTCTCCGACCGGCACGGGCGCGTGCTCTACATCGGCAAGGCGAAGAACCTCCGCGCGCGGCTCTCGAACTACTTCCAGCCGATGCACGCGCTGATGCCGCGCACGCAGCGGATGCTCACCCTCGCCGCGCGCGTCGATTGGACGGTCGTCGCGACCGACACCGAGTCGCTCGTGCTCGAGCACACCTGGATCACGGAGTACAAGCCGCCGTTCAACGTGCAGTTCAAGGACGACAAGTCCTACCCGTACCTCGCCGTCACGCTGAAGGACGAGGCGCCCCGCTTGCTCATCACCCGCAACGAGAAGATCAGGGGGGCCAGGTACTTCGGGCCGTACCCGAAGGTCTGGGCGCTCCGGGAGACCACGGCTCTGCTGCAGCAGGCGTTCCCGATTCGGACGTGCAAGGAGAGCGACTACCGCCGTGCCATGGACACGGGACGCCCGTGCCTGGCAGGGCAGATCGGCCGGTGCCACGGCCCATGCTCCCAGCTCGTCACGATCGAGGAGCACCGCGCCCGCGTGAGCGAGCTGGTGTCGTTCCTTGCTGGAAACGACACCTCCCATCTGCGTCGACTGCAGCGGGAGATGCGCGACGCGGCGGCGGAGCAGCGCTACGAGGACGCCGCCCGCCTCCGCGATCAGGTGCAGGCCGTCGAGCACGTCATGGAGAAGAACGCGATCGTGCTCGGCCACGACGTGTCGCTCGACGTGTTCGGCCTCCGCGCCGACGAGCTCTCGGCGGCCGCGCACCAGTTCATCATCCGCGGTGGGAGGATCAGGGGCGAGCGCAGTTGGATCGTCGACGTCGAGCTCGACGATTCGCCGAGCACGCTCCTCGAGCAGGTGCTGCAATCGGCGTACGAGGAGACCGATCCTCCGCCCCAGATCCTCGTGCCGCAGATCCCGGAGAACAGCGGTCCGCTCGAGGAGGCGCTCAGCACGAAACGCCCGCGACGCGGCCGCGTCCACTTGCGGGTTCCCGAGCGCGGGGACAAGGCGCAGCTCATGGATCGCGCCACGAGGAACGCGGGGGAGCACCTCCTCCGGCACAAGCTCAAGCGCGCAGCTGATCTGACCGCCCGCACCGACGCTCTCGCCGAACTGCAGGACGCGCTCGGGATGACCGAGGCACCACTGCGGATCGAGTGCATCGACGTGTCCCATCTCCAGGGCACGGGCGTCGTCGCCTCGCTCGTGGTGTTCGAGGACGGACTCCCCGCCAAGGGTGCCTACCGGAAATACCGCGTCGAACACACCCGCGACGACACCGAGTCCATCCACCAGGTCGTCAGCCGACGCGCGGCCCAGCTCAACCAGATCGCGGCTTCCGGGGAGCAACCCTCTGGCGTCTACCGAGATCGACCGCAGCTGCTCATCGTGGACGGCGGTGCGCCTCAGGTGCAGGCCGCCGCGCGCGCGCTCGCCGAGGCGGGGATCGACGACATCGCGCTCTGCGGGGTCGCGAAGCGACTCGAAGAGATCTGGCTGCCAGACGATCCCTTTCCGGTGATCCTGCCCCGCACGAGCGAAGCACTCTTCCTGGTCCAGCGGATCCGTGACGAGGCGCACCGGTTCGCGATCACCTTCCAACGCCAGCGCAGGAGCACGTCCATCTCGACGCAGCTGAGCGACGTGCCCGGGCTTGGCCCGAAGCGCGTGCAGGCGCTTCTCAAGCATTTCGGTTCCGTGAAGCGTCTCAAAGCCGCTTCGGTGCCTGAACTGGCCGCGGTCGCCGGCCTCGGCCCGCGCCTCGCCGAGCAGGTGCACGGGTTCCTGCGTGGAGCAGAGGAGCCGAGTCAGGGTAAACTGGTCTCCGAGCCGGAAACGACGCAGGATGGAGGGCCGAGCGAGTGA
- the rapZ gene encoding RNase adapter RapZ, translated as MSERAPEQEILIVTGMSGAGRSTVANVLEDLGWYVVDNLPLPMVKTLADMADRSGGALPRIAAVVDVRGRDLFADIQETVRDLRQHATVRVVFLDATDDILVRRYESVRRPHPLQGEESLLDGIRLERERLQELRASSDVVIDTSRYNVHDLSTATRDLFSDEDTPGLQLSVMSFGFKYGAPTDVDLMADIRFLPNPFWEPELRPLTGVDAEVKDYVLSREGAAEFLDHYVAALTPVLAGFQRENKRLASLAVGCTGGKHRSVAMARELADRLAGLPGVSVNLRHRDLGRE; from the coding sequence GTGAGCGAACGCGCGCCTGAGCAGGAGATCCTCATCGTGACGGGCATGTCGGGTGCCGGTCGGAGCACGGTGGCCAATGTCCTCGAGGACCTCGGCTGGTATGTGGTCGACAATCTGCCGCTGCCGATGGTCAAGACGCTCGCCGATATGGCGGACCGATCCGGCGGAGCCCTTCCTCGCATCGCCGCCGTCGTCGATGTGCGCGGCCGCGACCTGTTCGCCGACATTCAGGAGACGGTGCGCGATCTCAGGCAGCATGCCACGGTCCGCGTCGTCTTCCTCGATGCCACCGATGACATCCTGGTGCGACGCTACGAGTCCGTGCGTCGGCCCCATCCGCTCCAGGGGGAGGAGTCGCTCCTCGACGGCATCCGTCTCGAGCGCGAGCGGCTGCAGGAGCTCCGTGCGTCCAGCGACGTGGTCATCGACACCTCGCGCTACAACGTGCACGACCTCTCGACCGCTACACGGGATCTCTTCAGCGACGAGGACACCCCGGGGCTGCAGCTCTCGGTCATGAGCTTCGGCTTCAAGTACGGCGCACCGACCGACGTCGACCTCATGGCCGACATCCGCTTCCTGCCGAACCCGTTCTGGGAGCCCGAACTCCGACCGCTCACCGGCGTCGACGCCGAAGTGAAGGACTACGTACTCAGTCGCGAAGGCGCCGCCGAGTTCCTCGACCACTATGTGGCAGCACTCACTCCGGTGCTCGCCGGTTTCCAGCGCGAGAACAAGCGTCTGGCCTCCCTCGCCGTGGGCTGTACGGGCGGCAAGCACCGTTCCGTCGCCATGGCACGCGAGCTGGCCGATCGGCTGGCCGGCCTTCCCGGAGTCAGCGTAAATCTGCGGCACCGCGACCTCGGTCGCGAATAG
- the whiA gene encoding DNA-binding protein WhiA — MPSTPDVRSELVRVPVQHTGERVAEVATVLRFAGGLHSISGRIALEAELFTPQIVQRVRKDLAELYGVRSEPKQLSPSATRAGAPQFLVRVLDGETLARQLGLLDQRRRQIRGLPNRLTTGAPAELAAILRGAFLARGTLTPPGRSASLEIVCPTNEAAMALQGAASRIGVQAKNREIRGQHKLVIRDSEMIGEALGAMGATENRATWDELRLARETRATANRLVNFDDANLRRSAQASVAACARVERALEILGDGVPEHLRYAGELRLKFREASLDDLGARADPPLTKDAIAGRIRRLLAMADKEAQARSVPGTEASLPEELDTM, encoded by the coding sequence GTGCCTTCGACCCCCGACGTCAGAAGCGAGCTCGTTCGCGTCCCGGTGCAGCACACCGGCGAACGAGTCGCCGAAGTCGCCACCGTGCTGCGCTTCGCGGGCGGGCTGCACTCCATCTCGGGCCGCATCGCGCTCGAGGCCGAGCTGTTCACCCCGCAGATCGTGCAGCGTGTGCGGAAGGATCTCGCCGAGCTCTACGGCGTACGGTCGGAGCCCAAGCAGCTGTCTCCCTCGGCAACGCGGGCGGGTGCTCCGCAGTTCCTCGTCCGCGTGCTGGACGGGGAGACCCTCGCGCGTCAGCTCGGCCTGCTGGATCAGCGCCGCCGCCAGATCCGCGGACTCCCGAACCGGCTCACCACCGGTGCGCCGGCTGAACTCGCGGCCATCCTCCGCGGCGCCTTCCTCGCACGCGGAACGCTGACGCCCCCCGGGCGCTCGGCCAGCCTCGAGATCGTGTGCCCGACCAACGAGGCGGCGATGGCTCTCCAGGGTGCCGCTTCGCGCATCGGGGTGCAGGCGAAGAACCGGGAAATCCGCGGGCAGCACAAGCTCGTCATCCGCGACAGCGAGATGATCGGCGAAGCGCTCGGCGCCATGGGTGCCACCGAGAACCGCGCGACGTGGGATGAACTCCGGTTGGCGCGCGAGACTCGAGCGACCGCGAATCGCCTCGTGAACTTCGACGACGCGAACCTCCGGCGCTCGGCACAGGCATCGGTGGCCGCGTGCGCGCGCGTCGAGCGCGCGCTCGAGATCCTCGGCGACGGCGTACCCGAGCACCTCCGGTATGCCGGGGAACTCCGGCTGAAGTTCCGCGAAGCGAGCCTCGACGACCTCGGCGCGCGCGCCGACCCGCCGCTCACGAAGGATGCGATCGCCGGGCGCATACGCCGTCTGCTCGCGATGGCCGACAAGGAGGCGCAGGCGCGCTCCGTGCCCGGCACCGAAGCCAGCCTCCCTGAAGAACTCGACACGATGTAG
- a CDS encoding superoxide dismutase yields the protein MSTYTLPELPYDYSALEPHISGKIMQLHHDKHHQAYVTGANTALEQLEAARDAEDLGAVNKLEKDLAFNLGGHVNHTIFWNNLSPEGDGRPEGELAAAIDEFFGSFEKFQAHFTAVATGIQGSGWSVLAWDSIGQRPAIFQLFDQQANVPLGLTPLLMLDMWEHAFYLDYLNVKADYVKAFWNIANWQDVAQRFETARTQTPGLIQASA from the coding sequence ATGTCCACGTACACACTTCCCGAGCTTCCGTACGACTACTCGGCGCTGGAGCCGCACATCAGCGGCAAGATCATGCAGCTGCACCACGACAAGCACCACCAGGCATATGTCACCGGCGCGAACACCGCTCTCGAGCAGCTCGAGGCCGCGCGCGACGCCGAGGATCTCGGTGCGGTGAACAAGCTGGAGAAGGATCTCGCGTTCAACCTCGGCGGTCACGTCAACCACACGATCTTCTGGAACAACCTCTCACCGGAGGGCGACGGACGTCCCGAGGGCGAGTTGGCCGCCGCGATCGACGAGTTCTTCGGCTCCTTCGAGAAGTTCCAGGCGCACTTCACCGCCGTCGCCACCGGCATCCAGGGCTCGGGCTGGTCCGTCCTCGCCTGGGACTCGATCGGCCAGCGCCCCGCGATCTTCCAGCTCTTCGACCAGCAGGCGAACGTGCCGCTCGGCCTCACGCCGCTGCTGATGCTCGATATGTGGGAGCACGCGTTCTACCTCGACTACCTCAACGTCAAGGCGGACTACGTCAAGGCGTTCTGGAACATCGCGAACTGGCAGGATGTCGCGCAGCGCTTCGAAACCGCGCGGACGCAGACCCCCGGTCTGATCCAGGCGAGCGCGTAG
- the gap gene encoding type I glyceraldehyde-3-phosphate dehydrogenase gives MGTRIAVNGFGRIGRNFLRAALEQRADIELVAVNDLTDTATLAHLTKYDSVGGVLAVDVSHDDESITVDGRRIRVFSEKDPAQLPWGDLGVDIVIESTGHFAKHDQAAAHLKAGAKKVIISAPSVDSPTFVMGVNEQSYDPKTDDVISNASCTTNCLAPVADVFNRAFGIERGFMMTAHAYTADQRLQDSPHSDLRRARAAALNIVPTSTGAAKAIGRVIPELDGKLDGSSYRVPIPTGSIVDLTIVTRDGLTVDEVNAEFARAAATDELSRYLQYSEDPLVSSDIVHNPHSAIFDAGLTNVSGGLVKVSAWYDNEWGYSNRLVDLARYVAERAAE, from the coding sequence ATGGGCACACGTATCGCAGTCAACGGCTTCGGCAGAATCGGCCGGAACTTCCTTCGAGCTGCACTCGAGCAGCGAGCTGACATCGAGTTGGTGGCGGTCAACGACCTCACCGACACGGCGACGCTCGCGCACCTCACCAAGTACGATTCGGTCGGCGGCGTCCTCGCGGTCGACGTGTCTCACGACGACGAGTCGATCACGGTGGACGGTCGCCGCATTCGAGTGTTCTCAGAGAAGGATCCCGCTCAGCTGCCGTGGGGTGACCTCGGCGTCGACATCGTCATCGAGTCGACGGGGCACTTCGCGAAGCACGACCAGGCAGCCGCTCACCTCAAGGCTGGCGCGAAGAAGGTCATCATCTCGGCACCATCGGTCGACTCGCCGACGTTCGTCATGGGCGTTAACGAGCAGAGCTACGACCCGAAGACCGACGACGTGATCTCCAACGCGTCCTGCACGACGAACTGCCTCGCCCCAGTCGCGGACGTCTTCAACCGCGCCTTCGGCATCGAGCGCGGTTTCATGATGACGGCTCACGCGTACACTGCGGACCAGCGGCTGCAGGACAGCCCGCATTCGGACCTCCGTCGCGCACGTGCGGCAGCGCTCAACATCGTCCCGACCTCGACGGGAGCGGCGAAGGCCATCGGCCGCGTCATCCCCGAGCTCGACGGCAAGCTCGACGGCAGCTCGTACCGAGTGCCGATCCCCACCGGCTCGATCGTCGACCTGACGATCGTCACCCGCGACGGTCTGACCGTCGACGAGGTGAACGCCGAGTTCGCGCGCGCCGCTGCCACCGACGAGCTCTCGCGGTACCTCCAGTACTCGGAGGACCCGCTGGTCTCGAGCGACATCGTGCACAACCCGCACTCGGCGATCTTCGATGCTGGCTTGACGAATGTGTCCGGCGGCCTCGTCAAGGTCTCGGCCTGGTACGACAACGAGTGGGGCTACTCCAACCGTCTCGTCGACCTCGCCCGCTACGTAGCCGAACGCGCCGCAGAGTAA
- the pgk gene encoding phosphoglycerate kinase yields MRTIDSLGPLRSRTVIVRCDLNVPLSDGVITDDGRIRASLGTISELREAGARVVLISHLGRPKGEPDERYSLRPVAVRMAELLGAPVEFVGETVGPEAEAAVAALSDGDVVLLENLRFNPGETSKDDAERRAFAEQIAALGDAFVSDGFGVVHRRQASVTDLAELLPSAAGRLVADELEVLTRLTDAPERPFSVVLGGSKVSDKLGVISHLIERVDTLLIGGGMLFTFLAAQGHDVAASLLESDQLDTVRDALARAEERGVTIVLPTDVVVAERFAADADHEVVAADAIAASSFGANGIGLDIGPESARHFAEVIKSSATIFWNGPMGVFEMDAFAAGTRTVAEALTETQGFTVVGGGDSAAAVRALGFADDQFGHISTGGGASLEFLEGKSLPGLEVLA; encoded by the coding sequence ATGCGCACCATCGACAGCCTGGGTCCGCTGCGATCACGGACCGTGATCGTCCGCTGCGACCTCAATGTGCCGCTCTCCGACGGAGTGATCACCGATGACGGGCGGATCCGCGCGTCTCTCGGGACCATCTCGGAACTCAGGGAGGCCGGCGCGCGCGTCGTGCTGATCAGTCATCTGGGACGCCCGAAGGGCGAACCGGATGAACGCTACTCCTTGCGGCCGGTTGCGGTGCGCATGGCGGAACTGCTCGGCGCGCCAGTCGAGTTCGTGGGTGAGACCGTGGGTCCCGAGGCGGAGGCGGCTGTCGCCGCGCTCTCCGACGGCGATGTCGTCCTCCTCGAGAACCTCCGTTTCAACCCGGGGGAGACGAGCAAGGACGACGCCGAGCGGCGTGCCTTCGCCGAGCAGATCGCCGCGCTCGGCGACGCATTCGTCTCTGACGGTTTCGGCGTCGTGCACCGTCGCCAGGCGAGTGTGACCGATCTCGCAGAGCTGCTTCCCAGCGCCGCCGGTCGACTCGTCGCAGACGAGCTCGAGGTGCTCACGCGTCTCACCGATGCTCCCGAGCGTCCCTTCTCGGTGGTGCTGGGGGGTTCGAAGGTCTCCGACAAGCTCGGGGTCATCTCGCACCTCATCGAACGGGTCGACACGCTGCTGATCGGCGGGGGAATGCTGTTCACGTTCCTCGCTGCGCAGGGCCACGACGTCGCCGCCAGCCTTCTGGAGTCGGATCAGCTCGACACGGTACGTGATGCGCTGGCGCGCGCTGAAGAGCGCGGCGTGACCATCGTGTTGCCGACCGACGTCGTCGTCGCCGAGCGCTTCGCCGCCGACGCCGACCACGAGGTCGTCGCAGCCGACGCGATCGCCGCTTCGAGCTTCGGCGCGAACGGTATCGGCCTCGACATCGGGCCTGAGTCCGCCCGGCATTTCGCGGAGGTCATCAAGTCGTCAGCCACGATCTTCTGGAACGGCCCGATGGGCGTCTTCGAGATGGACGCCTTCGCAGCGGGGACGCGCACCGTTGCCGAGGCCCTCACCGAGACTCAGGGATTCACCGTCGTGGGAGGCGGCGATTCGGCAGCAGCGGTGCGGGCGCTCGGCTTCGCTGACGATCAGTTCGGTCATATCTCCACCGGTGGCGGTGCGAGTCTGGAATTTCTCGAGGGGAAGTCGCTTCCCGGTTTGGAGGTGCTGGCATGA
- the tpiA gene encoding triose-phosphate isomerase: MSRTPFIAGNWKMNLDHLQAIALVQKVAWALKDARHDSSEVEVAVFPPFTDLRSVQTLISADKIALGLGAQDVSPHESGAYTGDVSAQFLAKLDVQYVIVGHSERRAGHQETDEVVAAKALAAHRAGIVPVICVGETAEDLEEHGAAAIPAAQLRAAIAELPKDAEFVVAYEPVWAIGTGNAATPEQAQEVCRALRDVLREERGDETAEATRVLYGGSVSSQNVAAYLRQTDVDGALVGGASIKADEFSRIVQFKKHVAV, translated from the coding sequence ATGAGCCGCACACCGTTCATTGCGGGCAACTGGAAGATGAATCTCGACCATCTGCAGGCCATTGCGCTTGTGCAGAAGGTCGCCTGGGCGCTGAAGGATGCCCGGCACGACTCCTCGGAGGTCGAGGTCGCCGTCTTCCCGCCGTTCACCGATCTGCGTTCGGTGCAGACGCTGATTTCAGCGGACAAGATCGCTCTGGGTCTCGGCGCGCAGGACGTCTCCCCGCACGAGTCCGGTGCCTACACCGGTGATGTCTCCGCACAGTTCCTCGCGAAGCTCGATGTGCAGTACGTGATCGTCGGCCACTCCGAGCGTCGCGCTGGTCATCAGGAGACCGATGAGGTCGTCGCCGCGAAGGCTCTGGCCGCACATCGCGCCGGTATCGTCCCCGTCATCTGCGTCGGGGAAACGGCAGAAGACCTCGAGGAGCACGGTGCCGCCGCGATTCCCGCGGCGCAGTTGCGCGCCGCGATCGCCGAACTGCCGAAGGATGCCGAGTTCGTCGTCGCCTACGAGCCCGTCTGGGCGATCGGAACGGGCAACGCCGCTACGCCTGAGCAGGCGCAAGAGGTGTGCCGAGCACTGCGCGACGTTCTCCGAGAAGAGCGCGGAGACGAGACCGCCGAGGCGACCCGAGTGCTCTACGGCGGTTCGGTGAGCAGCCAGAACGTCGCCGCCTACCTCCGTCAGACCGACGTCGACGGCGCGCTGGTCGGCGGAGCCAGCATCAAGGCCGACGAGTTCTCACGGATCGTCCAGTTCAAGAAGCATGTCGCGGTATGA
- the secG gene encoding preprotein translocase subunit SecG — MLVLNIVLISLLVITSLLLILFILLHKGRGGGLSDMFGGGVTSSLGSSGVAERNLNRITIVVALVWFLSIVALGVIARFSVA, encoded by the coding sequence TTGCTTGTTCTCAACATCGTGCTGATCAGCCTGCTCGTGATCACGAGCCTGCTGCTCATCCTCTTCATCCTCCTGCACAAGGGCAGGGGCGGTGGACTCTCCGATATGTTCGGCGGGGGCGTGACTTCGAGCCTCGGCTCCTCCGGCGTGGCTGAGCGCAACCTGAATCGCATCACCATCGTGGTGGCGCTGGTCTGGTTCCTCTCCATCGTCGCACTCGGCGTCATCGCACGCTTCTCCGTCGCGTGA
- a CDS encoding RNA polymerase-binding protein RbpA has product MAGSNAIRGARVGSGPMGEMDHGARAERIEISYWDELGNETVRYFSADVPEEEIPEQIDSPTSGLPAGRDRKNPPSLSKNEPYKTHLAYVKERRTPEEAEELLEQALQKLRERRGTARKG; this is encoded by the coding sequence GTGGCAGGCAGTAACGCCATTCGCGGCGCCCGCGTCGGTTCCGGCCCCATGGGCGAGATGGATCACGGCGCTCGCGCCGAGCGCATCGAGATCTCCTACTGGGACGAACTCGGCAACGAGACCGTCCGATACTTCTCGGCCGACGTGCCTGAGGAAGAGATCCCCGAGCAGATCGACTCACCGACGAGCGGACTCCCCGCGGGTCGTGATCGGAAGAACCCGCCGTCGCTCTCGAAGAACGAGCCCTACAAGACGCACCTCGCCTACGTGAAGGAGCGCCGAACGCCCGAGGAGGCCGAGGAACTGCTCGAGCAGGCACTCCAGAAGCTCCGCGAACGCAGGGGCACCGCCCGCAAGGGATAG
- the pgl gene encoding 6-phosphogluconolactonase has translation MRIHTADDRARLAEDLADACIDVLAARQELGEIPCIVLTGGSMGEASLSALGRHPRAALIEWDRVRFLWGDERWVPAGDPERNDRLADELLFSRQRVDGALVHRVPASDSGLSLDDAARSYAELVYGIDRVDVVLCGVGPDGHVASLFPGRDDLLREDGPAALPVRESPKPPPERVTLSLSTLRRGHAVWLLAAGAEKAPAIRGILAAERGLPAALVEGREETVVWADRAALAS, from the coding sequence ATGCGTATCCACACTGCTGACGACCGGGCTCGTCTCGCCGAGGATCTCGCGGACGCCTGCATCGACGTGCTTGCAGCGCGGCAGGAGCTCGGGGAGATCCCCTGCATCGTGCTGACCGGCGGCAGCATGGGAGAGGCCTCGCTGAGTGCGTTGGGCCGTCATCCTCGCGCTGCTCTGATCGAGTGGGATCGCGTGCGCTTCCTCTGGGGAGATGAACGCTGGGTCCCCGCTGGCGATCCTGAGCGGAACGATCGTCTCGCCGATGAGCTCCTGTTCTCGCGGCAGCGTGTCGACGGCGCGCTGGTTCATCGGGTACCAGCGTCGGACTCCGGCCTGTCGCTCGATGATGCGGCGCGATCGTACGCCGAGCTGGTCTACGGGATCGACCGGGTCGATGTCGTCCTCTGCGGTGTCGGGCCGGACGGCCACGTCGCATCGCTTTTCCCCGGCCGTGACGACCTGCTCCGTGAGGACGGTCCGGCTGCGCTTCCCGTGCGCGAGTCGCCGAAGCCGCCGCCGGAGCGGGTCACGCTCTCCCTGTCGACGCTGCGACGTGGGCACGCCGTCTGGCTGCTGGCCGCCGGCGCAGAGAAAGCCCCCGCAATCCGCGGCATACTGGCTGCGGAGCGGGGGCTTCCTGCCGCGCTCGTGGAGGGGCGCGAAGAGACCGTGGTCTGGGCTGATCGGGCGGCGCTCGCCTCCTGA
- a CDS encoding glucose-6-phosphate dehydrogenase assembly protein OpcA: protein MIVDLPGTTVSGISKRLVLLRREGGATTLGRVLTLVIVAPSDQIEDAISAANVASREHPMRIIALAEPTEHGAAADVAPRLDGQIRVGADAGAGDVIVLHPHGAAGRNADQLLSGLLLADAPVVVWWAGDAPSRASETSLGRLAQRRIVDSGGVGDAPARLRATSASYRPGDTDLAWSRLTLWRAQLAAALDNVPGGSDPRSRITGATVRGTPRSSSTLLLAAWLRLQLGVPVDQQQMPEQGPDEDRRAWGIHSVEIHTAAGDISIARTRGVFAAITQPGHPRLEVPLPRRSVSECLIEDLRLLRPDTLYGRVITEGLPLLDSEFGEER from the coding sequence GTGATCGTCGATCTGCCCGGCACCACCGTGAGCGGCATCAGCAAGCGTCTCGTCCTGCTGCGCCGGGAGGGAGGTGCGACCACCCTCGGCCGCGTGCTGACGCTGGTCATCGTCGCCCCCTCCGACCAGATCGAGGACGCGATCTCGGCGGCGAACGTGGCGTCACGCGAGCACCCCATGCGGATCATCGCCCTCGCGGAGCCGACGGAGCATGGTGCAGCGGCGGACGTCGCGCCGCGACTCGACGGACAGATCCGCGTCGGTGCCGACGCGGGAGCCGGAGATGTCATCGTGCTCCATCCGCACGGTGCCGCGGGTCGCAACGCCGATCAGCTGCTGAGCGGTTTGCTCCTCGCCGATGCACCGGTGGTCGTCTGGTGGGCCGGCGACGCCCCATCGCGGGCCTCCGAGACCTCCCTTGGGCGCCTCGCGCAGCGGCGCATCGTCGATAGCGGAGGCGTCGGTGACGCCCCCGCTCGCCTGCGCGCGACCTCGGCCTCGTACCGCCCGGGCGACACGGACCTGGCATGGTCGAGACTCACGCTCTGGCGCGCCCAGCTCGCAGCAGCGCTCGACAACGTCCCCGGCGGATCCGATCCTCGTTCTCGCATCACCGGTGCGACCGTCAGAGGGACGCCTCGGTCCTCCTCCACTCTGTTGCTCGCCGCTTGGCTCCGACTGCAGCTCGGCGTGCCGGTCGATCAACAGCAGATGCCCGAGCAGGGACCCGATGAGGATCGCCGGGCGTGGGGCATCCACTCCGTCGAGATCCACACGGCAGCCGGAGACATTTCGATCGCGCGCACCCGCGGAGTGTTCGCAGCGATCACGCAGCCTGGGCACCCTCGCCTCGAGGTACCGCTCCCCCGCCGCAGCGTCTCGGAGTGCCTTATCGAAGACCTCAGGCTGCTGCGTCCCGACACGCTCTACGGCCGCGTCATCACCGAGGGACTCCCGCTGCTCGACTCGGAGTTCGGGGAGGAGCGCTGA